A stretch of the Notamacropus eugenii isolate mMacEug1 chromosome 2, mMacEug1.pri_v2, whole genome shotgun sequence genome encodes the following:
- the LAMTOR5 gene encoding ragulator complex protein LAMTOR5 — MIFVPSEAPSRGCCAVPAEAAWLHHVARGGRSHDATSRERPGLNLLSKPEMEATLEQHLEDTMKNPSIVGVLCTDSQGLNLGCRGTLSDEHAGVISVLAQQAAKLTSDPTDIPVVCLESDNGNIMIQKHDGITVAVHKMAS; from the exons ATGATTTTTGTCCCGTCGGAAGCCCCGTCCCGCGGCTGTTGCGCCGTACCTGCTGAAGCCGCGTGGTTGCATCACGTGGCCAGAGGAGGGCGGTCACATGACGCGACGTCCCGTGAGCGGCCTGGACTCAACTTACTGTCAAAACCCGAGATGGAAGCGACCCTGGAGCAGCACCTCGAGGACAC GATGAAGAACCCGTCCATCGTCGGCGTCCTGTGCACGGACTCGCAGGGACTGAACCTGGGCT GCCGTGGCACCCTGTCAGATGAACATGCCGGGGTGATCTCTGTCCTAGCCCAACAAGCAGCTAAATTAACCTCTGACCCAACAGATATTCCTGTGGTCTGTCTAGAGTCAGACAATGG GAACATAATGATCCAGAAACATGATGGCATCACCGTGGCAGTGCACAAAATGGCATCTTGA